In the genome of Candidatus Zixiibacteriota bacterium, one region contains:
- the rplI gene encoding 50S ribosomal protein L9: MKVILRDDVEGVGGAGETVEVKSGYGRNYLIPRNLAIVATRANLKAIGEIRKLKETRDKKSRRQAEIVRDRIEKLELSHEVLVGEEDKLFGSVTNADIAELLAAEGVTIDKRAIQLEAPIKVLGVYTIPARIEKDVMANIKLWVVKKS, encoded by the coding sequence ATGAAAGTGATTTTGCGAGATGATGTTGAGGGTGTCGGCGGTGCCGGTGAAACTGTTGAGGTCAAGAGCGGCTATGGTCGCAATTACCTCATTCCGCGTAATTTGGCTATTGTAGCCACCCGAGCTAACCTCAAGGCTATTGGCGAGATTCGGAAATTGAAAGAGACCCGCGACAAGAAATCGCGACGTCAGGCCGAAATCGTCAGGGATCGCATTGAGAAGTTGGAGCTGTCCCACGAGGTGCTGGTGGGCGAAGAGGACAAGCTCTTTGGCTCGGTTACCAATGCCGATATTGCTGAGCTTCTGGCAGCCGAAGGTGTTACGATTGACAAGAGAGCTATTCAGTTGGAAGCTCCGATCAAGGTTCTGGGAGTATACACCATTCCCGCCAGAATTGAGAAAGATGTGATGGCTAATATTAAATTGTGGGTGGTCAAGAAGTCGTAA
- a CDS encoding YybS family protein: MSLSASSTGGKHLRGAGALPVVAAMLLYSVTLYGGSAEGTSLLVAVVAAPVIYVLAMYLIYGIARLTYQRQTLWLWGGAMGAVGLSMVLTDGTQLPVILAGWGVILSAGVVSGQLTIRGVRPRMVVTSTLIVMSVFAIAQFYMLWQEVLGTSQETIATLVEEARRQLSVIGESPERIREGLESFELMMSIAMRLVPAEMLLGTAAQFTVGYLLFLRWIEKNRLAPPQIEPFRFWKIPFLLMPAVLLFAVLRLLGGDGLSIVADNGLAVLAVLYSVAGLALVEYYLRKMQLSTFMRVLFYVMLFLLPLVSLTGSLVLGVAIALGGFVDSFADWRKIRLRELM; this comes from the coding sequence GTGAGTCTTTCCGCTAGCAGCACAGGCGGTAAGCATCTTCGTGGTGCCGGCGCTCTGCCCGTAGTGGCGGCGATGCTGCTCTACTCGGTGACTCTTTATGGAGGTTCGGCCGAGGGAACCAGCTTGCTGGTTGCTGTGGTGGCGGCTCCGGTTATATACGTTCTTGCTATGTATCTCATTTATGGGATTGCGCGTCTGACATATCAACGTCAGACCCTGTGGCTCTGGGGTGGTGCCATGGGTGCCGTAGGTTTGAGCATGGTGCTAACCGATGGAACCCAACTGCCGGTGATTCTGGCTGGTTGGGGCGTGATATTATCGGCTGGCGTTGTCTCCGGTCAACTGACTATCCGCGGTGTCCGACCACGAATGGTGGTCACTTCAACGCTGATTGTCATGTCGGTTTTTGCTATAGCGCAGTTCTATATGCTGTGGCAGGAAGTGCTCGGCACTTCGCAGGAGACCATTGCGACGCTTGTCGAGGAAGCTCGGCGGCAGTTGAGTGTCATAGGCGAAAGCCCGGAACGTATCCGCGAAGGTTTGGAGTCTTTTGAGTTGATGATGAGTATAGCTATGAGACTGGTTCCGGCCGAGATGCTTCTCGGTACAGCAGCCCAATTCACGGTTGGTTACTTATTGTTTCTGCGGTGGATTGAAAAAAATCGTTTGGCTCCGCCTCAGATCGAGCCTTTTAGGTTCTGGAAGATACCGTTTCTGTTGATGCCTGCGGTGTTGCTGTTTGCGGTGCTTCGATTACTGGGCGGAGACGGGCTGAGTATTGTGGCCGACAATGGTTTGGCAGTGTTGGCTGTGTTATATTCGGTAGCTGGTCTGGCTCTGGTGGAATACTATCTGAGGAAGATGCAGTTATCGACATTTATGCGAGTGCTGTTTTATGTCATGTTGTTTCTTTTGCCATTGGTGAGCCTGACCGGTTCGCTGGTGTTGGGAGTAGCCATAGCTCTGGGGGGGTTCGTCGACAGCTTTGCTGATTGGCGCAAGATTCGCCTGCGGGAGCTGATGTAA
- the rpsR gene encoding 30S ribosomal protein S18, which yields MRRRKFCYFCENKIERPDYKDERLLRRFVNERGKIIPRRISGNCARHQRKLTMVIKRARMMAIMAFESESFR from the coding sequence ATGAGAAGACGGAAGTTTTGTTATTTTTGCGAGAACAAGATAGAGCGTCCTGACTACAAGGACGAGCGCTTATTGCGACGGTTTGTGAACGAACGCGGGAAGATTATCCCCCGTCGTATTTCTGGTAACTGTGCGCGACATCAGCGAAAACTCACGATGGTAATTAAGCGAGCCAGGATGATGGCTATCATGGCTTTTGAAAGTGAGTCTTTCCGCTAG
- the rpsF gene encoding 30S ribosomal protein S6: MRVYETTFVVNPQTDDVAIDKQVGAISEIISASGGKILHENRIGTRRLAYPIKKLTQGYYATFVYEGTPQILPKLDRHFSLGEEYLRHLTILFEGDLKKLLGEDEETATESAEAKPERPAGPAQRRAETPEVATAKTPVIETPVTKPEEAAPTPVEEVPPAPVEEATPAPVEEVAPAPVEETPPVVEAPPVEEATPTPVEETPPVVEAPPVEEATPTPVEETPPVVEAPPVEEATPTPEAATTEEATPVDKPTEKTAGDSSLDEEYPEQEDEL; the protein is encoded by the coding sequence ATGCGCGTCTATGAGACTACTTTCGTAGTCAATCCGCAAACTGATGATGTAGCTATCGACAAACAGGTGGGAGCCATTTCTGAGATTATCTCCGCCAGTGGTGGAAAGATTCTCCACGAGAACCGGATAGGTACTCGTCGTCTGGCCTACCCCATCAAGAAACTAACCCAGGGCTACTATGCTACCTTCGTTTATGAAGGTACCCCTCAGATACTACCAAAACTGGATCGCCATTTTTCCCTGGGCGAAGAGTATCTTCGACATTTGACTATTCTTTTCGAAGGCGACCTCAAAAAACTGCTCGGCGAGGACGAAGAAACCGCGACCGAGTCGGCTGAAGCCAAACCTGAGCGGCCTGCCGGACCTGCGCAGCGCCGGGCAGAAACTCCCGAAGTCGCCACGGCGAAGACCCCCGTAATCGAGACGCCCGTAACGAAGCCAGAGGAAGCTGCTCCGACACCGGTCGAAGAAGTACCTCCGGCACCTGTCGAGGAAGCGACTCCGGCACCGGTCGAAGAAGTGGCTCCTGCACCTGTCGAGGAAACGCCTCCTGTCGTGGAAGCTCCTCCAGTTGAAGAAGCGACTCCGACACCAGTCGAGGAAACGCCTCCTGTCGTGGAAGCTCCTCCAGTTGAAGAAGCGACTCCGACACCAGTCGAGGAAACGCCTCCTGTCGTGGAAGCTCCTCCAGTTGAAGAAGCGACTCCGACACCGGAAGCGGCTACCACCGAGGAAGCTACTCCTGTCGATAAGCCAACGGAAAAGACCGCCGGTGACTCGTCTCTGGACGAGGAATACCCGGAGCAGGAAGATGAGTTGTAG